In Centropristis striata isolate RG_2023a ecotype Rhode Island chromosome 5, C.striata_1.0, whole genome shotgun sequence, a single genomic region encodes these proteins:
- the LOC131971233 gene encoding uncharacterized protein LOC131971233: MNNQQVKLGGAAVSLPADLSCLQAGGAEGEAALETLEKQLICPICLELFNKPVVILPCQHNLCRRCANELYQPSLFQARTTMQVNSGRFRCPSCRHEVVLDRHGVYGLQRNLLVENIIDVYKQEVSNSSSTKSPLPLLPPPPAHLTCPDHEGEKVNIYCLTCQVPTCSLCKVFGAHQSCQVAPLTDVYQQQKDELSEGISSLLTFNDKVQTLIDGLEESCRSIQDNCQTQKQIVCDKFSRVFSVLEERRRVMTQQISSEQDEKTGHAQVLLHCYGDRVESNSKLMERAKSSMDEPDMAAFVQNSRELITKVLAASVSCPTETLKPEYESLSRYRFNFSRQEKALRNLDFLRVVEDSPAEPEVETEPEEPKEPKEPKEPKEPKEPKEPAVLIIEPKPPQEPSAQSLESVPEPVKELTSSPVEPAPPAPPPVLVLDFVEPAGAVFNLQPEIEDLDLRDGGGSDPMKNRTEEEEVEQRCAAPDPLKEGSVCEEHDGMSTTQCETVSDAGDWTTHTETEDRQEEEEEEMQMEKEGMDATFYPGWYKHSSWCRVGHDAAAEDSEGGIQTEAEGDQIESEPQIQTQSWSLEEQEEEEVQEEVHLPNQPPPAPAELLPPLPQESETKPPTTPQSLQEEEEEEEDMQGWVCVPGAVDKGSFDLGEGLSDINDRPPEETVSAERRSSETDKDDCELRDGRAEVKEEKEEDLDVKCASEQKEKRSGDGGSDAETITEELEEGKSEEGKEKTDCDGWAAGDGGLESLTDGELTRKKDGASSEQPEDVNTETRVSAAEETITPSVSLQMETETRSPALTGPPPLSSFSSSFSLSEAPRRPSFCFSWLNPLNNKKK; the protein is encoded by the exons CCATCTCTGTTCCAGGCTCGCACCACGATGCAGGTGAACAGCGGCCGTTTCCGCTGCCCATCCTGCAGACATGAGGTGGTGCTGGATCGCCACGGCGTGTACGGCCTGCAGCGCAACCTGCTGGTGGAGAACATCATCGATGTCtacaaacaggaagtcagcaacagcagcagcaccaagAG ccctctccctctcctccctcctcctccggcTCACCTCACCTGTCCGGACCACGAGGGTGAGAAGGTGAACATCTACTGCCTCACCTGTCAGGTCCCCACCTGCTCTCTGTGTAAAGTGTTCGGGGCTCATCAGTCCTGTCAGGTGGCTCCTCTGACCGACGTCTACCAGCAGCAGAAG gATGAGCTGAGTGAAGGCATCTCGTCTCTGCTGACATTCAACGACAAAGTTCAGACTCTGATCGACGGACTGGAGGAGAGCTGCAGGAGcatccag GATAACTGTCAGACTCAGAAACAGATCGTGTGTGACAAGTTCAGTCGTGTGTTTTCTGTCCTGGAGGAGAGACGAAGG GTGATGACGCAGCAGATCAGCTCGGAGCAGGACGAGAAGACTGGCCATGCCCAGGTGCTGTTGCATTGCTATGGAGACAGGGTGGAGTCCAACAGCAAACTGATGGAGAGAGCAAAGAGCAGCATGGATGAGCCGGACATGGCTGCATTCGTACAG AATTCTCGAGAGCTGATCACAAA AGTTCTGGCAGCAAGCGTCTCGTGTCCCACTGAGACGCTGAAACCAGAATATGAGAGTTTAAGCCGCTACAGATTTAACTTCAGCCGACAAGAGAAAGCTCTGCGGAACCTCGACTTCCTCAGAG tggtggaagacaGTCCTGCAGAACCGGAGGTGGAAACAGAGCCAGAAGAACCCAAAGAACCAAAAGAACCAAAAGAACCAAAAGAACCCAAAGAACCCAAAGAGCCTGCAGTCCTGATCATAGAACCTAAACCTCCCCAGGAACCCTCGGCCCAGAGCCTGGAGTCTGTTCCAGAACCAGTTAAAGAGCTCACATCTTCTCCAGTGGAaccagctcctccagctcctcctccggTTCTGGTTCTGGACTTTGTGGAGCCTGCAGGGGCGGTTTTCAACCTGCAGCCAGAGATTGAAGACCTGGACCTGAGAGACGGAGGAGGATCTGATCCGATGAAGAAcagaacagaggaggaggaggtggagcagaGATGTGCAGCTCCAGATCCGCTGAAGGAGGGAAGCGTATGTGAGGAGCATGATGGGATGAGCACCACTCAG TGTGAGACAGTGAGTGATGCAGGTGACTGGACGACTCACACtgagacagaggacagacaggaagaagaagaagaagaaatgcagATGGAGAAGGAGGGAATGGATGCAACCTTCTACCCCGGCTGGTACAAACACAGCAGCTGGTGCAGAGTCGGCCATGATGCTGCAGCTGAAGATTCAGAGGGCGGGATCCAGACTGAGGCTGAAGGAGACCAGATCGAGTCTGAGCCCCAAATACAAACACAGTCATGGAGTctggaggagcaagaggaggaggaggtgcaggaggaggtgcaCCTCCCCAACCAGCCTCCACCTGCTCCCGCTgagctcctccctcctctccctcagGAGTCAGAAACCAAACCTCCGACTACTCCTCAGTCtcttcaggaggaggaggaggaggaggaggacatgcAGGGCTGGGTTTGCGTCCCCGGGGCCGTAGATAAGGGCAGTTTTGACCTTGGAGAAGGTTTGTCTGATATTAATGATCGTCCACCAGAGGAGACTGTTTCTGCTGAGAGACGAAGCTCAGAGACAGATAAAGACGACTGTGAGCTCAGAGATGGAAGAGCAGAggtgaaagaggagaaagaggaggattTAGATGTAAAATGTGCTTCAGAGCAGAAAGAGAAACGCTCAGGGGACGGCGGCTCTGATGCTGAGACGATTACTGAAGAGCTGGAGGAAGGAAAGTCTGAAGAAGGGAAAGAGAAGACAGATTGTGACGGCTGGGCTGCAGGAGACGGAGGGTTAGAGAGTCTGACAGACGGAGAGTTAACGAGAAAGAAAGATGGAGCGAGCAGCGAGCAGCCTGAAGACGTAAACACAGAAACACGCGTCTCTGCAGCTGAAGAGACAATTAccccgtctgtctctctgcag ATGGAGACTGAGACCAGGAGTCCTGCTCTGActggtcctcctcctctctcctccttttcctcctctttcagCCTCAGTGAGGCGCCTCGTCGACCCAGTTTCTGCTTCTCCTGGCTGAACCCCCTGAACAACAAGAAGAAGTAG